A single genomic interval of uncultured Sphaerochaeta sp. harbors:
- a CDS encoding TonB-dependent receptor → MQKRGIFSLVLLLTFSMLFATQDAIDLGTAYELVIAETPLSEAETNTASSVSVITKEQISVYNAQTTAELVGKAIGTSFNSVGSLGSLQTVVIRGATSSKNLIYLDGVLLSSAHDGTVDLSIIPIDIIERIEIVKSGPGNLGRTNAIGGMVNIITKRGQQSETPFSLSFENGSFLPLAYGTSSSRNWLSLVDSQKLNLTYTNNGLVATVGGLAAQNSYTYQDGSATRKLRENAEVFEWHGAVNFDTNISENLQFTTQNLVNYKNLGVPGGLSFGLTKDDYQKDLFASTTNTLEITNVSELLETIAARLHYGYGQTFYHDDDYQDSTHNKHTASAQVEGSWKLGQSYTLTSDLLYNIDYVDSTDVGENSRQTISTAAHGSLYFKDGSISIHPSVNIAYLSDLRTFSPNASLGAIFSIAKNTELSATISYAENVPTFSQLYWPFMGNPNLKTEKGLNGEIGISTTNGTITYEGTLFGRNIYNDIAYDAFWTPQNIAHSFYLGTEQSIELELAEDLTLQTSYLFNKSYDLAGGNTFADNVEVSNVRKHTVKTALFFSRNLFEGSVSTEYLGSTSSLEQAFLVNLSASMQVTDALKAYVAVDNLLNTEYELTSGYPMPGTKIRIGGTVRF, encoded by the coding sequence ATGCAGAAGCGCGGAATCTTCTCTCTGGTCCTGTTGCTCACCTTCTCTATGCTCTTTGCTACACAGGATGCCATTGACCTTGGAACAGCATATGAACTCGTCATTGCTGAAACACCACTTTCCGAAGCTGAAACCAACACGGCTTCATCTGTTTCGGTTATCACAAAAGAACAAATTTCGGTTTACAACGCACAGACAACTGCTGAATTGGTAGGTAAGGCTATAGGAACTTCCTTCAACTCTGTTGGAAGTCTAGGTTCGCTTCAAACCGTTGTTATCCGTGGGGCAACTTCTTCCAAAAACCTCATCTATCTTGATGGAGTGCTTCTCTCCTCTGCCCATGACGGGACAGTGGACCTATCCATCATTCCCATTGACATCATTGAACGGATCGAAATTGTCAAAAGCGGACCTGGCAACCTAGGCAGGACCAATGCAATAGGGGGAATGGTCAACATCATAACGAAGAGAGGACAGCAAAGTGAAACACCATTCTCACTCTCCTTTGAAAACGGGTCCTTTCTTCCCCTGGCCTACGGTACAAGCAGCTCACGCAATTGGCTGTCTTTGGTAGATAGTCAGAAACTCAACCTTACCTATACGAACAATGGTCTTGTTGCAACCGTAGGGGGACTTGCGGCCCAGAATAGCTACACCTATCAGGATGGTAGCGCTACTCGTAAGCTCAGGGAGAATGCAGAAGTATTTGAGTGGCATGGAGCAGTAAACTTCGATACAAACATTTCAGAAAACCTACAGTTCACTACCCAGAACTTGGTCAACTATAAGAACCTTGGCGTTCCAGGGGGACTCTCCTTCGGCCTCACTAAGGATGACTATCAAAAGGATCTGTTTGCTTCCACCACCAATACCTTGGAGATTACAAATGTAAGTGAGTTGCTCGAGACCATCGCTGCTCGTCTGCATTACGGCTATGGACAGACGTTCTATCATGACGACGACTATCAGGACAGTACGCACAACAAACACACAGCATCAGCACAGGTTGAGGGCTCCTGGAAACTCGGTCAATCGTATACGTTAACCTCCGACTTACTCTACAACATTGATTATGTTGACAGTACTGATGTCGGTGAAAACAGCCGACAGACCATTTCGACAGCTGCTCATGGAAGCCTCTACTTTAAGGATGGTAGTATCTCAATCCATCCCAGTGTGAATATCGCCTATCTCAGTGACCTAAGAACATTCTCACCCAATGCATCCTTGGGCGCTATTTTCTCTATTGCAAAGAACACAGAACTGAGCGCCACCATCAGTTATGCTGAGAATGTGCCTACCTTCTCGCAACTCTACTGGCCTTTTATGGGAAATCCCAATCTAAAGACAGAGAAAGGACTGAATGGGGAAATTGGTATTTCCACAACCAATGGGACAATCACCTACGAGGGAACATTGTTTGGTAGAAATATCTATAATGACATCGCCTATGATGCATTCTGGACTCCACAAAACATTGCTCACAGCTTCTACCTTGGGACCGAGCAATCGATAGAGCTTGAACTTGCAGAGGATCTCACTTTGCAAACGAGTTATCTCTTCAACAAGAGCTATGATCTCGCTGGTGGAAACACATTTGCTGATAATGTGGAGGTTTCCAACGTCCGTAAGCATACAGTCAAAACTGCTTTGTTCTTCTCCCGGAACCTATTTGAAGGCAGCGTAAGTACAGAATACCTGGGAAGCACCAGTTCACTCGAGCAGGCTTTCCTGGTCAATCTGAGTGCAAGCATGCAAGTAACCGATGCTCTGAAGGCATATGTTGCTGTGGACAACCTACTGAACACAGAGTACGAACTTACCAGTGGTTATCCCATGCCAGGAACAAAGATCAGAATTGGAGGAACCGTACGGTTTTAA
- a CDS encoding biopolymer transporter ExbD, with protein MNKKYQHGPNSTITDIAFLLLLFFLILAISTQQTPVPLEAASTNAEILEDTNIATIVVSHTGELFLDGTPTTLESIPNKIEYALLADRNTPYEIIHPIITFLKERGVGTLYCLVEDQP; from the coding sequence ATGAATAAAAAGTACCAACATGGTCCCAATTCCACAATTACTGACATTGCTTTCCTCTTGCTCTTGTTCTTTCTCATCCTTGCCATCAGCACACAACAGACACCCGTCCCACTGGAAGCAGCCTCCACAAACGCAGAGATTCTGGAAGATACAAACATTGCAACAATTGTTGTTTCTCATACTGGAGAACTCTTCCTGGATGGCACTCCCACTACCCTTGAATCTATCCCAAACAAAATTGAATATGCATTACTTGCAGACAGAAACACTCCTTATGAAATCATCCATCCGATCATCACGTTCCTGAAAGAACGTGGTGTTGGTACGCTGTATTGTCTTGTGGAGGACCAGCCATGA
- a CDS encoding heavy metal-associated domain-containing protein: MKTIILTKGMHCNGCETRMVNALEQIEDIKSAKADAKSGKVVIKHKSEETITDAKSLIGEIGFEVVES, encoded by the coding sequence ATGAAAACAATCATTCTAACCAAGGGAATGCACTGCAATGGATGTGAAACCAGAATGGTGAACGCATTAGAGCAGATAGAAGATATAAAATCGGCCAAGGCCGATGCAAAGAGTGGCAAGGTTGTGATCAAACACAAGAGTGAGGAGACCATTACCGACGCCAAGAGCTTGATCGGTGAAATAGGTTTCGAGGTGGTAGAGTCATGA
- a CDS encoding biopolymer transporter ExbD produces MRNRRNLGQPSDIAFLLIIFFLLLSGIASSGSIPISLESSVTSETPGTALITLTILKDGSILLGNETLELQSIAKLIASAKHVSIIVERNTSWQHVVSLLSIIEQQSTASFSLELSDE; encoded by the coding sequence ATGCGAAACCGAAGAAACCTAGGGCAACCAAGTGATATAGCCTTTCTCCTGATCATCTTCTTCCTGCTTCTCTCAGGTATCGCTTCTTCGGGGAGTATACCCATCTCACTTGAGAGTTCAGTAACATCCGAAACTCCTGGAACAGCACTCATCACTCTCACCATTCTGAAGGATGGATCGATACTTCTAGGTAATGAAACGCTAGAGTTACAATCTATTGCTAAGCTCATCGCATCAGCAAAACATGTTTCCATCATAGTAGAAAGAAACACTTCCTGGCAGCATGTAGTTTCCCTCCTTTCCATTATTGAGCAGCAGAGCACGGCATCCTTCTCCCTGGAGCTTTCCGATGAATAA
- a CDS encoding heavy metal translocating P-type ATPase — translation MKKEIQVGIGGMTCASCSSAVERTLNKLDGVEKAQVNLATETATISFDEDSLGLEGIKKAVSRIGYSVVDKLDAKEKDAEKQKELKALGKRLTVSAVLSVVLMVIAMGPMLGLTLPLSPLTNALLQMVLALGTMVAGSAFFTKGFSTLVKREPNMDSLVALGTSASFLYSLWGVSEIFMGNHMAAHNHLYFEGVGVIITLVMLGRYLEHRSKGKTGEAIRKLMELAPSTATVLRDGKQVVISADEVQIDDIVMVKPGEKLPVDGIVLSGSSSIDESLLTGESLPVEKVLGSEVYAATLNTTGTLQYRATKVGADTALAAIITLVQDAQGSKAPIARVADKISGIFVPIVMGISVLTFLAWMLAGTPFDIAIMRAVSVLVIACPCSLGLATPIAIMVSTGKGAKLGILFRHAAAIEQLKDVQTVIFDKTGTLTEGKPKVTDVMGDNPDLLMQLAASVESSSEHPLSHAVVEAAKERKTPLLETQDFKALVGSGIQGTIDGAVVRIGNVSLMKENKISITDKTEAQLAQLSDQGKTPLLVAKDTTFIGIIAVADTLRPETTEAVKTLREAGLKTIMLTGDNERTARAIAKLAGVDSYKAEQLPQHKEEAITELASKGKVAMVGDGINDAPALAKADVGIAVGSATDVARETADVVLVRNNLKDVTKSFQLSRATMRNIHQNLFWAFFYNTLGIPLAAGVLTIFGGPGLSPMFAAFAMSMSSVCVVLNALRLNRFK, via the coding sequence ATGAAGAAAGAGATACAGGTAGGAATCGGTGGGATGACCTGTGCTTCCTGCTCCTCTGCTGTAGAGCGTACGCTCAACAAGCTTGACGGAGTGGAAAAGGCCCAGGTAAATCTTGCCACCGAGACTGCTACCATCTCCTTCGATGAAGATTCACTCGGACTCGAAGGGATCAAGAAGGCGGTCTCCAGAATCGGCTATTCGGTAGTCGATAAACTCGATGCAAAAGAGAAGGATGCAGAGAAGCAGAAAGAGCTGAAGGCTCTGGGAAAGCGCCTCACCGTCTCTGCTGTGCTGAGTGTTGTCCTGATGGTAATTGCCATGGGCCCGATGCTCGGTCTCACACTCCCCTTATCCCCTCTTACCAATGCTCTGCTCCAGATGGTTCTGGCACTTGGCACCATGGTAGCTGGCTCAGCGTTCTTCACCAAGGGTTTCTCAACGCTGGTGAAAAGAGAACCCAATATGGATAGCCTGGTAGCGCTGGGGACCTCTGCGAGCTTCCTCTACAGCCTTTGGGGGGTCTCTGAGATATTTATGGGGAACCATATGGCTGCCCATAATCATCTCTACTTTGAGGGTGTTGGTGTGATCATCACCCTGGTGATGCTTGGTCGTTATCTTGAGCATCGCAGCAAAGGAAAGACGGGAGAAGCCATCAGGAAACTGATGGAGCTTGCTCCTTCCACTGCAACGGTCTTGAGAGATGGAAAACAGGTTGTTATCAGTGCTGATGAAGTGCAGATTGACGATATTGTAATGGTCAAGCCAGGAGAGAAACTCCCGGTTGATGGTATAGTTCTCTCCGGCAGTTCATCCATCGATGAATCTCTCCTGACTGGTGAAAGCCTTCCCGTGGAAAAGGTCCTGGGAAGTGAGGTGTATGCAGCTACACTGAATACAACAGGCACGCTCCAGTACCGAGCAACAAAGGTTGGCGCTGATACAGCACTCGCTGCCATCATTACCTTGGTACAGGACGCCCAGGGTTCAAAGGCCCCGATCGCTCGTGTTGCTGACAAGATTTCTGGTATATTCGTCCCGATCGTCATGGGTATCTCTGTACTGACTTTCCTCGCATGGATGCTCGCTGGCACACCATTTGACATTGCCATCATGCGGGCGGTGAGTGTGTTGGTCATTGCCTGTCCTTGTAGTCTGGGTCTTGCAACCCCTATCGCTATCATGGTCTCTACTGGAAAGGGTGCAAAACTGGGAATACTGTTCCGACATGCTGCAGCCATTGAACAGCTTAAGGATGTGCAGACAGTGATCTTCGACAAGACTGGTACGTTGACCGAGGGTAAACCCAAGGTAACAGATGTAATGGGAGATAATCCTGATCTTCTGATGCAACTGGCTGCCAGTGTGGAGAGCAGCAGTGAACACCCTCTCTCTCATGCAGTGGTAGAAGCCGCAAAAGAGAGAAAGACGCCCCTTCTGGAAACCCAGGACTTCAAGGCCTTGGTTGGCAGTGGAATACAGGGAACCATCGACGGAGCAGTGGTCCGTATCGGAAATGTGTCCCTTATGAAGGAAAACAAGATTTCCATTACGGACAAGACAGAGGCACAACTTGCCCAGTTGAGTGACCAAGGCAAGACTCCCCTATTGGTGGCAAAGGATACCACGTTCATAGGCATCATTGCTGTCGCCGATACTCTGAGACCAGAGACTACAGAGGCAGTAAAAACCTTACGTGAAGCAGGTCTTAAGACTATTATGTTGACCGGGGACAATGAGCGCACGGCAAGAGCAATTGCAAAGCTTGCTGGTGTGGACTCCTATAAGGCTGAACAGCTACCCCAACACAAGGAAGAAGCCATAACTGAGCTTGCAAGCAAAGGCAAGGTAGCCATGGTCGGGGATGGCATCAACGATGCCCCTGCCCTCGCCAAGGCTGATGTCGGTATCGCTGTTGGTAGTGCAACCGATGTTGCCAGGGAGACTGCTGATGTGGTTCTGGTACGCAATAACCTGAAGGATGTCACTAAGTCGTTCCAGCTCTCAAGGGCAACGATGAGAAATATCCACCAGAACCTGTTCTGGGCGTTCTTCTACAACACCCTGGGCATTCCTCTTGCAGCAGGTGTTCTTACCATCTTCGGAGGCCCTGGACTCAGTCCGATGTTTGCAGCATTTGCAATGTCGATGTCCAGTGTCTGTGTAGTGTTGAATGCATTGAGGTTGAATAGGTTTAAGTAA
- a CDS encoding metal-sensitive transcriptional regulator codes for MIQEIKTKLDPRLARIEGQVKGIRNMVQEDRYCVDILLQLSAVISALKKVEDMVMENHLNTCVADAMRSNDEDEQKQKVAELMDVIAKFRRQ; via the coding sequence ATGATACAGGAAATCAAGACAAAACTTGATCCTCGGCTTGCGAGGATCGAAGGACAGGTGAAAGGGATTCGGAACATGGTACAGGAAGATCGGTACTGTGTTGATATTCTGCTACAGCTTTCGGCGGTGATCTCAGCATTGAAGAAAGTTGAAGACATGGTGATGGAAAATCACTTGAACACCTGTGTTGCTGATGCTATGAGAAGCAACGACGAGGATGAACAGAAACAGAAAGTGGCTGAGTTGATGGATGTGATCGCAAAGTTTCGCAGACAATAA
- a CDS encoding energy transducer TonB: MTPRQRVFLIVVLVFLSILILFIPLKRDEGEVVETEKEMTPIAMLSMDRLLPPPHKPEEPLKEEESDALAEEPISAAAPTQPVHYEDETGIKEEADQIPKENNPPNNTLDEAEQENPGEDGYYYTIDMVTTRPQFDLSLLASSIVYPTLARRQGKEGTVLLRLFIDEKGFVDRIIVEEDPGYGFAEAAIAAFSNFQTTPAIRETSPVPVTLLYPIRFSLHNE, translated from the coding sequence ATGACACCGAGGCAAAGAGTATTCCTTATTGTTGTCTTGGTATTTCTCTCAATACTGATCCTGTTTATCCCGTTGAAAAGAGATGAAGGAGAAGTAGTCGAAACAGAGAAAGAAATGACTCCAATAGCCATGCTCTCGATGGATCGATTATTGCCCCCTCCTCATAAGCCTGAAGAGCCACTGAAAGAGGAAGAATCAGACGCACTTGCCGAGGAGCCAATTTCCGCTGCAGCCCCTACACAACCTGTTCATTATGAGGATGAAACAGGGATAAAAGAAGAAGCAGATCAAATACCAAAGGAAAACAATCCGCCGAATAATACCCTTGATGAAGCGGAACAGGAGAACCCAGGAGAGGATGGATATTATTACACGATTGACATGGTAACAACCCGCCCTCAATTCGACCTTTCCCTGCTTGCATCGAGCATTGTGTACCCTACGCTAGCAAGACGGCAGGGAAAGGAAGGAACGGTACTCTTGCGGTTGTTCATTGATGAAAAAGGGTTTGTTGATAGAATCATTGTAGAGGAAGACCCTGGTTATGGGTTTGCTGAAGCAGCCATCGCCGCATTCTCCAATTTCCAGACAACGCCAGCAATTCGTGAGACATCTCCTGTTCCTGTCACTCTCCTCTACCCGATACGTTTCTCCTTACATAACGAGTAA
- a CDS encoding MotA/TolQ/ExbB proton channel family protein codes for MEITNLILIMKKGGAVMWPLYALLVITMVLSIERGITLFLIWKNHSRMHKREIEPVLSILDLIAMIAPVIGFLGTVTGMINAFRSVAEASSVQLQIIASGLYEALYTTAFGLSISILATISSFLLETVSTMLCETEET; via the coding sequence ATGGAAATAACCAACCTGATACTGATCATGAAAAAGGGGGGAGCGGTCATGTGGCCGCTCTATGCCCTATTGGTCATAACCATGGTACTCAGTATAGAGCGAGGAATTACCCTGTTCCTGATCTGGAAAAACCACTCCCGAATGCATAAGCGAGAGATAGAACCCGTACTCTCTATTCTGGATCTTATTGCCATGATCGCCCCGGTGATCGGGTTCCTAGGAACCGTAACCGGCATGATCAATGCATTCAGATCGGTAGCTGAGGCCTCTTCAGTACAGCTTCAAATCATTGCTTCAGGGCTGTATGAGGCTCTCTATACTACGGCATTTGGCTTGAGTATCTCCATTTTGGCCACAATCAGCAGTTTCCTACTTGAGACTGTAAGTACCATGTTATGCGAAACCGAAGAAACCTAG
- a CDS encoding TlpA disulfide reductase family protein translates to MKRMLAMALLGLLLLSGCKTIPSEPMNSYEKIVRSAYDRQGDPVVVNADYLLVYYAADWCPYCVEYAEELKEQYSLYKRMYGNKLEIIFAGHINDQSNENLLAFLDQGSYSFPYIPYSLRESSGVMELLGEHRFYIPGFLLLDREGIILSSSNGATKDEYLRDRPLYDLQTLLSIDCAVCTQ, encoded by the coding sequence ATGAAACGTATGCTTGCCATGGCCCTGCTTGGTCTCTTGTTGCTCTCTGGTTGTAAGACAATACCTAGTGAACCAATGAACTCCTATGAAAAGATTGTGAGAAGTGCCTATGACCGACAGGGAGATCCTGTCGTAGTGAATGCTGATTACCTGCTTGTCTACTATGCAGCCGATTGGTGTCCGTATTGTGTGGAGTATGCAGAAGAGCTGAAAGAGCAATACTCCCTGTATAAACGGATGTATGGTAACAAACTGGAAATCATCTTTGCCGGCCATATCAATGACCAGTCAAATGAGAACTTGCTTGCCTTCCTGGACCAAGGTTCCTATTCATTTCCTTACATTCCATACTCACTGAGAGAATCGAGTGGGGTGATGGAACTACTTGGGGAACATCGGTTCTACATTCCAGGGTTTCTGCTCCTTGACCGTGAGGGAATTATTCTCTCTTCTTCAAATGGTGCAACCAAGGATGAGTACCTTAGAGATCGTCCCCTGTATGACCTGCAGACCTTGCTGAGCATCGACTGCGCTGTTTGCACACAGTAG